In Triticum urartu cultivar G1812 unplaced genomic scaffold, Tu2.1 TuUngrouped_contig_5624, whole genome shotgun sequence, the genomic window CGTGTCTTTCAAGGAATTCGCAGACATGCCgtatgaagatgatgatgaagacgacTTTGAGTTCAAGAGGTTCGTCAACCGTTTGCTGATGCTCCGTAGACCCGTTGACCTGGAGGCGTTCTGGCTCGAGTACAGGTTGCCGACCGACACCGAATACCCTGAAGATGACTCCGCCGATGCCAACCTATGGATCGCCCATGCGTTACAGTACAAGGCTCAGGCTGTCAAGGTTGTCGATTACAACTATCGTTTGCATCTCGCTCCTGCGGTATTCACTTCAGCCTACTTGAAAAGACTGCACATCTGCTTTGCTTTTCTGTTCCAAGGTTTCTTTAAGCACCTCGACATGGGCTGCCCAGTATTGGAGGATCTATTCATATCGAATACCAGCATTAAGGACCGTGATATTTTCTCCAATACACTGAAGTATTtgaccctcactgatgactttcTCCACCCACTTGAGCATGATCACCAGCCTTCTATTTCTGCTCCAAAGCTCATTTCTCTGTCCATCGACGGGAGTCCTTCTGGGCCCAGGCTACCTATACTAAAGAACATGGCATCTCTAGAGACGGCGTCAGTCGTACTTGTATGGAAGTTAATCAGTAATTGTAATGCTGATGATATCAAGCAGTTTCTTGGAGAACTCTCTCA contains:
- the LOC125529470 gene encoding putative F-box/FBD/LRR-repeat protein At1g78760 produces the protein MAEASGDGSMEDRISALPDELLIHVLSHLRSREAVHTCVLARRWRDLWQWVPCIDVSFKEFADMPYEDDDEDDFEFKRFVNRLLMLRRPVDLEAFWLEYRLPTDTEYPEDDSADANLWIAHALQYKAQAVKVVDYNYRLHLAPAVFTSAYLKRLHICFAFLFQGFFKHLDMGCPVLEDLFISNTSIKDRDIFSNTLKYLTLTDDFLHPLEHDHQPSISAPKLISLSIDGSPSGPRLPILKNMASLETASVVLVWKLISNCNADDIKQFLGELSHVRSLDLCYGVEKVEMEKNYRWCPTFPNLTDLTLHSWCVYGNFYALTVFLQNSPNLKKLTLDLYQPWYENGVICAITGELEDRSFTCEQLEIVEIICSEGNELLPWVNQFLLDSGIRPDQMRVSYED